From a single Streptomyces rubradiris genomic region:
- a CDS encoding MarR family transcriptional regulator → MTTTAVELLEVVWGRASTAPTSASQLRVLHVLEHHDGINLRTLAESLASTPPSTSRLCDRLQAAGFVERVASPEDRREVRLHLSGRGRAFLADLRSRREGELRKVLADMPAAKRIALLEGLEAFCATAATQILDDAPDSGTRTA, encoded by the coding sequence GTGACCACCACGGCCGTCGAGCTGCTGGAAGTCGTGTGGGGCCGCGCCTCGACCGCGCCCACCTCCGCGTCCCAACTGCGCGTGCTGCACGTCCTGGAGCACCACGACGGCATCAACCTGCGCACGCTCGCCGAGTCCCTGGCGTCCACCCCGCCGTCCACCAGCAGGCTGTGCGACCGGCTGCAGGCCGCCGGTTTCGTGGAGCGGGTGGCGAGCCCGGAGGACAGGCGCGAGGTGCGCCTGCACCTCAGCGGCCGCGGCCGCGCCTTCCTCGCCGATCTGCGGTCCCGCAGGGAGGGGGAGTTGCGGAAGGTGCTGGCGGATATGCCCGCCGCCAAGCGGATCGCGCTGCTGGAGGGGCTGGAGGCGTTCTGCGCCACGGCGGCGACGCAGATACTCGACGACGCCCCGGACTCGGGCACCCGGACCGCCTGA
- a CDS encoding cold-shock protein: MATGTVKWFNAEKGFGFIEQDGGGADVFAHYSNIATQGFRELLEGQKVSFDIAQGQKGPTAENIIPA, from the coding sequence ATGGCTACTGGCACCGTGAAGTGGTTCAACGCGGAAAAGGGCTTCGGCTTCATCGAGCAGGACGGCGGCGGCGCCGACGTCTTCGCCCACTACTCGAACATCGCCACCCAGGGCTTCCGCGAGCTGCTGGAAGGCCAGAAGGTGTCCTTCGACATCGCGCAGGGCCAGAAGGGCCCGACGGCCGAGAACATCATTCCCGCCTGA